Proteins from one Elgaria multicarinata webbii isolate HBS135686 ecotype San Diego chromosome 3, rElgMul1.1.pri, whole genome shotgun sequence genomic window:
- the CBX2 gene encoding chromobox protein homolog 2, whose protein sequence is MEELSSVGEQVFAAECILSKRLRKGKLEYLVKWRGWSSKHNSWEPEENILDPRLLLAFQKKEHEKEVQNRKRGKRPRGRPRKNIEPEVPPKSKSSSSSSSTSSSSSSSDEEDESDLETKRGQRSRESHPVPQKKAQILVAKPENKDPVRKKRGRKPLPPEQKVAKRTVNLTKVLKTNQKEMGGGGGGGPKLMGKMQPQNSAHSSGIAMLKSHMKEAQGAFGGFCSGSSSTDNLSSIVKSTSPGSPNCGISWQSSIVHYMSRMSQNQSAADASAVGRLTLKSAMSCKSGLGLDLKLKNQKGTGDLELTVQGSKVTKRPSGSVLGEQKTGYGVGAQNLHNGNKVPAGSPNNQQASTQELNLQALNLQSVKNGSNSAGGSSLPRHGCGTVAKSAGSSLVTSTGVTKGSGPSGGPNAANAGVPLTDTDARKSEKPAQRMAAGERDLTTKSSASCAQEGCPTTENHKTSALSEMSTGEEETSSDSDRDSASFPGAGQNMSVSIQTSQDWKPTRSLIEHVFVTDVTANLITVTVKESPTSVGFFNLRHY, encoded by the exons ATGGAGGAGCTGAGCAGCGTGGGAGAGCAGGTCTTCGCCGCCGAGTGCATCCTCAGCAAGCGGCTCCGCAAG GGCAAGCTGGAGTATTTGGTGAAGTGGAGAGGCTGGTCTTCCAA GCACAACAGCTGGGAACCTGAAGAGAACATTCTAGATCCCAGGCTTCTCCTGGCCTTTCAGAAGAA GGAACATGAGAAAGAGGTGCAGAATCGGAAGAGAGGCAAGCGACCCAGAGGCAGACCTAGGAAAAATATC GAACCTGAGGTGCCCCCAAAGAGCAAATCCAGCAGCTCTTCCTCTTcaacctcctcctcatcttcctcttCTGATGAAGAGGATGAAAGTGACCTTGAGACAAAGAGAGGTCAACGGAGCAGAGAGAGTCATCCAGTGCCTCAAAAGAAGGCTCAGATTCTGGTGGCCAAGCCAGAGAATAAAGACCCTGTTAGGAAGAAACGAGGGCGGAAACCACTGCCTCCAGAGCAGAAGGTAGCAAAGAGGACTGTCAACCTAACAAAGGTGCTTAAAACGAACCAGAAggagatgggaggaggaggaggaggaggacccaaACTGATGGGAAAGATGCAGCCACAAAACAGTGCTCACAGTTCCGGCATTGCCATGCTTAAATCCCACATGAAGGAAGCCCAAGGTGCATTTGGCGGATTTTGTTCTGGATCATCCTCCACTGACAACCTCTCCAGTATTGTGAAGAGTACCTCACCTGGGAGCCCAAATTGTGGCATCAGCTGGCAAAGCTCCATTGTGCATTATATGAGCAGGATGTCGCAGAACCAGAGCGCCGCAGATGCCTCTGCTGTGGGGAGGTTGACGCTCAAGTCAGCCATGTCCTGCAAGAGTGGCCTTGGGCTGGATTTGAAACTGAAAAACCAGAAAGGCACTGGTGATCTGGAGTTGACTGTGCAAGGGTCCAAAGTGACGAAGAGACCTAGTGGCAGTGTGTTGGGGGAACAAAAAACAGGGTACGGTGTTGGTGCTCAGAACTTGCACAATGGCAACAAAGTTCCTGCTGGCTCTCCCAACAACCAGCAAGCTTCCACCCAGGAGCTCAACCTCCAAGCTTTAAATCTGCAGAGTGTGAAAAATGGGTCAAACTCCGCTGGGGGTAGCAGCCTCCCTCGTCATGGCTGTGGGACTGTGGCCAAAAGTGCTGGCAGCAGTCTGGTTACAAGCACAGGTGTGACCAAGGGCAGTGGGCCAAGTGGTGGCCCAAATGCTGCAAATGCTGGGGTCCCATTAACGGACACAGATGCTCGTAAAAGTGAGAAGCCAGCGCAAAGAATGGCCGCTGGTGAGAGAGATTTGACAACAAAAAGCAGTGCTTCATGTGCACAGGAAGGGTGCCCCACCACAGAAAATCACAAGACTTCGGCCCTATCAGAAATGAgcactggagaagaggagactagTTCTGATTCAGACAGAGATTCTGCTTCTTTCCCTGGAGCAGGCCAGAACATGTCTGTCTCCATCCAGACTAGCCAGGATTGGAAGCCCACTCGCAGCCTCATCGAACATGTCTTTGTCACAGATGTGACCGCTAACCTGATCACAGTGACTGTCAAGGAATCTCCAACCAGTGTTGGCTTTTTTAATCTTAGACATTACTAA